A genomic region of Christiangramia sp. OXR-203 contains the following coding sequences:
- a CDS encoding septum formation inhibitor Maf: MKRYLTLFAISMLIISCADRESYGNEFRLTEDFKDYWYSGKAEITTYDLEQSRYGELRKGTATLIYVTEDFSVTEQVKSSDEAFNKVSVLKLNSTKNFNTGIYPYSIMQSSFFPLDGNEHALKISASVQEWCGQVYMQLNNREDFDITSHSYFAGEADQYLKLNPIHLENEIWNLLRIDLDRVPVGSFKILPSLEFLRLNHLPVRAFNAEGQFLTNEQYNIYQLHYPELNRTLKIYLGKMTPFPIEKWEESAPIGKSPNAKILTTTATKKAQLRTDYWNKNSNKDLHLREKLELD, from the coding sequence ATGAAACGATACCTTACACTTTTCGCGATTTCAATGCTTATCATTTCCTGTGCAGACAGGGAATCCTACGGAAACGAATTCAGGTTAACTGAAGACTTTAAGGACTACTGGTATTCCGGAAAAGCAGAAATTACTACTTACGATCTCGAACAATCCCGGTATGGTGAACTACGGAAAGGAACTGCGACGCTTATTTATGTTACTGAAGACTTTTCTGTAACAGAACAGGTAAAATCAAGCGATGAAGCTTTCAACAAAGTTTCTGTTCTCAAACTAAACAGCACCAAAAATTTCAATACAGGTATCTATCCTTACAGTATCATGCAGAGTAGCTTCTTTCCTCTCGACGGAAATGAACATGCGCTAAAAATTTCAGCTTCAGTACAGGAATGGTGTGGCCAGGTTTATATGCAATTAAATAACCGCGAAGATTTTGATATTACAAGTCATTCCTATTTCGCCGGAGAAGCAGATCAATATTTAAAATTAAATCCCATACATCTTGAAAACGAAATATGGAATTTGCTCAGGATCGACCTTGATCGTGTTCCGGTAGGATCGTTTAAAATACTGCCATCCCTTGAATTTTTAAGACTGAATCATCTACCGGTACGTGCTTTCAATGCTGAAGGACAATTTCTTACCAATGAGCAATATAATATCTACCAGTTACACTATCCAGAACTAAACCGCACATTAAAGATTTATCTGGGTAAAATGACGCCTTTTCCTATTGAAAAATGGGAGGAATCAGCTCCGATAGGCAAGAGTCCTAACGCAAAAATTTTAACGACCACCGCCACTAAAAAAGCACAATTAAGAACCGATTACTGGAATAAGAATTCGAATAAAGATTTACATTTGCGTGAGAAATTAGAACTAGATTAA
- a CDS encoding Maf family nucleotide pyrophosphatase: MIQNLIKDYEIILASGSPRRQKFFEDLLIPVTIDVRSVDEIYPEDLEGKEITDFLAKLKAEAFKGLQENQILITSDTIVYCEAKALEKPKDHDHAVEMINLLSDKEHEVITSVCFTYRNKQEVLNYTTKVIFADLTQEEIEFYVTNYKPFDKAGGYAIQEWIGLIGIESISGSYFNVVGLPTNLVYKTLKRILKEENS; the protein is encoded by the coding sequence ATGATTCAGAATTTAATAAAAGACTACGAGATCATTCTTGCTTCAGGCTCTCCCAGAAGACAGAAATTTTTCGAAGATCTTCTAATACCTGTGACCATAGATGTACGCTCTGTAGACGAGATCTATCCTGAAGATCTTGAAGGCAAAGAGATCACAGATTTTCTTGCCAAATTAAAGGCTGAAGCATTCAAGGGTCTACAAGAGAATCAGATATTGATCACGAGTGATACCATTGTGTATTGTGAAGCTAAGGCACTTGAAAAACCAAAAGATCATGATCATGCCGTGGAGATGATCAACCTGCTTTCAGATAAAGAACATGAAGTCATCACTTCGGTATGCTTCACATACAGAAATAAGCAGGAAGTTCTAAATTACACCACCAAAGTAATATTTGCAGATCTTACCCAAGAAGAGATCGAGTTCTATGTGACGAATTATAAACCTTTCGATAAAGCTGGTGGTTACGCAATACAGGAATGGATAGGTTTAATTGGGATAGAATCTATTAGCGGAAGCTACTTCAATGTGGTTGGTCTACCTACGAATCTGGTCTATAAAACCCTGAAACGCATACTTAAAGAGGAAAATTCGTAA
- a CDS encoding geranylgeranylglycerol-phosphate geranylgeranyltransferase has translation MLDYLKLIRPGNLLFIALTMYLIKYGLFEPFDVAITLNLFGFSMLVLAVVSVAASGYVINDIFDVEADQKNKPSKTYIKTGISEKSAYRMFFLLSIIGVGLGFYVSNMVGVPGFSAFFIFGSAILYLYNSQFQQSILIGNILVSLIVGLIPIGVGLYDLLPAITPQNQPTQSTIFSILIDYSIFAFLVNLLREIVKDQEDIDGDYNAGYKTLPIALGKKRTNQVLFLLGLVPIGFLIYYVYEYLFGNTAAVVYALFLLLAPLLFFQVNIWTASKKSEYSRLSKLLKAVLFFGLLSIGLLQFIIL, from the coding sequence ATGCTGGATTATTTGAAGCTGATAAGACCAGGGAATCTATTATTCATTGCACTTACCATGTATCTTATTAAATATGGTTTGTTCGAGCCGTTTGATGTGGCGATCACCTTAAATCTATTTGGATTTTCCATGCTGGTACTGGCAGTAGTTTCGGTTGCTGCCTCTGGTTACGTAATCAACGATATATTTGATGTGGAAGCCGATCAAAAAAATAAGCCATCCAAAACCTATATTAAAACCGGTATTTCTGAAAAAAGTGCATACCGCATGTTCTTTTTATTGAGCATTATTGGTGTAGGCTTAGGTTTTTATGTTTCCAATATGGTGGGTGTTCCTGGGTTTTCAGCATTCTTTATATTTGGCTCGGCAATATTATATCTTTATAATTCCCAGTTTCAACAAAGCATACTTATAGGAAACATTCTGGTAAGCCTTATTGTAGGCCTCATCCCAATTGGTGTTGGACTTTATGACCTGCTACCTGCGATCACTCCGCAGAATCAGCCTACACAATCCACGATCTTCTCAATTTTGATCGATTATTCCATCTTCGCTTTCCTGGTGAATTTGCTTCGTGAAATCGTAAAGGATCAGGAAGATATTGATGGAGATTACAATGCAGGATATAAAACACTGCCCATCGCACTTGGTAAGAAACGAACAAACCAGGTATTGTTCTTATTAGGGCTTGTACCTATAGGTTTCCTGATCTATTATGTTTATGAATATCTCTTCGGAAACACTGCGGCAGTGGTCTATGCATTATTTCTCTTGCTCGCTCCCCTATTATTCTTCCAGGTAAATATCTGGACAGCATCAAAGAAATCTGAATACTCAAGGTTAAGTAAACTTCTAAAAGCAGTATTATTTTTCGGTTTACTATCTATAGGCCTGTTACAATTTATAATCCTTTAA
- a CDS encoding KdsC family phosphatase: MEKSYKEYLNQITTFVFDVDGVLTDGSLQISTKGELLRTMNTKDGYAMKMALKAGFTVCIISGGKNEGVRERLRGLGITDIYLGVDDKVEQMDEFFDIYDIKPEQVLYMGDDIPDYYPMKLVGLPCCPQDAVAELKEISLYVSHKNGGEGCVRDVIEQVMKVQGKWMEKNS; encoded by the coding sequence ATGGAAAAAAGTTATAAAGAATACCTCAACCAGATCACTACATTCGTATTTGATGTTGATGGCGTATTAACCGATGGTTCATTACAGATTTCAACCAAAGGCGAGCTTTTAAGAACTATGAATACCAAGGATGGTTATGCTATGAAAATGGCTCTAAAAGCTGGATTTACCGTATGTATTATTAGTGGCGGTAAAAATGAAGGGGTTCGCGAGCGACTTCGTGGGCTTGGTATTACCGATATTTATCTTGGAGTGGACGATAAAGTGGAGCAAATGGATGAATTCTTTGACATTTACGACATTAAACCGGAGCAGGTCTTATACATGGGTGATGATATTCCAGATTACTATCCTATGAAATTAGTGGGATTGCCTTGTTGCCCTCAGGATGCAGTTGCAGAATTAAAGGAAATTTCGTTGTATGTATCTCATAAAAATGGCGGGGAAGGCTGTGTTCGTGACGTGATCGAGCAAGTGATGAAAGTTCAGGGAAAATGGATGGAAAAGAATTCATAA
- a CDS encoding Rossmann-like and DUF2520 domain-containing protein, with translation MIKVVILGAGNVGIHLYQNFKLTPEVDVIQLFSRKPEKLDFIGNTTEVISDYAKLAEADIYILAVRDEAISEVAQKLSINKGLVVHTSGSVAMDNLSMLNNFGIFYPLQTFSKNKEVSFSNIPLCIEANSEENLAKLKELGNIISSKVFEVNSEQRRALHLSAVIVNNFTNHLFTIAADYCHENELPFDILRPLIQETFDKIQDLPPYDAQTGPALRNDEKTIETHLQMLNEDRQIIYKALTDSIQKTHGKKL, from the coding sequence ATGATAAAAGTAGTCATCCTGGGTGCCGGCAATGTTGGTATTCATTTATACCAAAACTTCAAGTTAACGCCTGAAGTTGATGTGATACAATTGTTTAGCCGGAAACCTGAAAAATTAGACTTTATTGGAAATACTACTGAAGTCATAAGTGATTACGCTAAGCTGGCTGAAGCAGATATTTACATTCTTGCGGTGCGAGATGAAGCAATTTCTGAGGTCGCTCAAAAATTAAGTATTAACAAGGGACTTGTAGTTCATACTTCCGGCAGTGTAGCGATGGATAATTTATCGATGTTAAATAACTTCGGAATATTCTATCCATTGCAAACCTTCAGTAAAAATAAGGAAGTAAGTTTTTCAAATATTCCTCTTTGTATCGAGGCTAATTCAGAAGAAAATCTTGCGAAACTGAAGGAGTTAGGAAATATAATATCTTCAAAGGTTTTCGAGGTAAATTCGGAACAACGACGAGCCTTGCACCTTTCCGCAGTGATCGTGAACAATTTCACAAATCACCTGTTTACCATAGCGGCAGATTATTGCCATGAAAACGAATTACCATTTGATATTTTAAGGCCGCTTATTCAGGAGACTTTCGATAAGATTCAGGATCTGCCACCATATGACGCTCAAACTGGTCCAGCCCTAAGAAACGACGAAAAAACAATCGAAACTCATTTACAAATGCTGAATGAGGACCGACAAATAATTTATAAAGCACTAACCGACTCTATTCAAAAAACACATGGAAAAAAGTTATAA
- the ccsA gene encoding cytochrome c biogenesis protein CcsA: MQKKIASILFSTRIMAVLFIIFAIAMAMGTFIESWYSIETARILIYNTWWFEGIMLFLLINFVGNIKRYKLHEKEKWSSLLLHLSFILILIGAFVTRYISYEGVMPIREGETTNKFMTYETYLTFFIDGEIDGEARRRVLQEDVLFGPEVENDYVLNTDFNGTPVKFEVTNFIHGAEEALVPTEDGENYLKIVEAGDGSRHDHYLKEGEVSNIHNTLFTLNSPQDGAINIQLTENGEYQIDSPFEGTYMRMADQKQGTLVSDSTQTLMLRSLYNIGSMQFVIPEPVVTGEYDVVPTNPKTKQDLDAVTLDITANGKTETITLLGGQGTVADPQAINFDGLEVFVNYGSIEKELPFALKLNDFIAEKYPGTADRATPGYASFRSEVEIVEDGEKPEPYSIYMNHVLDHKGYRFFQSSFDPDEKGTVLSINRDFWGTWITYIGYFLLYFGLMWILFDKGSRFGNLKVMLEKIKDKKKALAVVALMLMSSVGFSQDDDHAHNQNSKQQIDSIIVSNAVKEEHADKFGRLIIQDAGGRMKPANTYSSELLRKLSKSDTYAGLSSDQVLVSITENPAFWYQAQVIYVEKKNDSLHQILDVEEGRKYLALMDFFDEKGGYKLSPYLEGAYKAAVPNKFQKDFIETDKKVNLLYQAVQGKVLKIFPIPEDENNKWVSYPELDETNFTGMDSVYTKQILPLYMSALKTARETSDYEKADQYLESIQSFQEKFGGDVMPSEDKVNAEILYNEYDVFRNLFWMYMLAGLAMLVFVIVQIFKDNKIIRALIYTGAAAIIILFVVHTAGLAARWYISGHAPWSDAYESMIYVAWATMFFGLAFGRKSNLTIASTAFVASMILMVAHWNWMDPAIANLPPVLNSYWLMIHVSVIVGSYGPFTLGMILGVVSLILMILTNDKNKKKMDINIKEITIITEMALTVGLVMLTIGNFLGGQWANESWGRYWGWDPKETWALISIMVYAFVIHMRLVPGLRSRWFFNLMAIIAFASIMMTYFGVNFYLSGLHSYASGDKVITPTFIYYTLGAVAILGTVSYFKYQKHFAKK, translated from the coding sequence ATGCAGAAAAAAATAGCCTCTATCCTTTTTTCTACCCGAATAATGGCCGTCCTGTTTATCATCTTTGCAATTGCCATGGCCATGGGAACATTTATAGAAAGCTGGTACAGTATCGAAACGGCAAGAATTCTAATTTACAATACCTGGTGGTTCGAAGGGATCATGTTATTTCTTCTTATCAATTTCGTTGGGAATATCAAGCGATATAAGCTTCACGAAAAAGAAAAATGGAGTAGTTTATTACTGCATCTTTCCTTTATTCTCATCTTAATTGGAGCATTTGTGACCAGGTACATTAGCTACGAAGGGGTGATGCCAATTCGTGAAGGCGAAACTACCAATAAGTTCATGACCTACGAGACGTACCTGACCTTCTTTATAGATGGGGAGATCGATGGGGAGGCGAGAAGAAGAGTGCTACAGGAAGATGTTCTTTTTGGTCCTGAAGTTGAAAACGACTATGTTCTTAATACCGATTTTAACGGCACACCTGTAAAATTTGAAGTCACGAATTTTATTCATGGTGCAGAAGAAGCTCTGGTTCCTACAGAGGATGGCGAGAATTATCTTAAGATCGTAGAAGCAGGGGACGGTTCAAGACACGACCATTATCTTAAAGAAGGTGAGGTTAGCAATATCCACAATACTTTATTTACGCTTAATAGTCCGCAGGATGGCGCTATCAATATTCAGCTTACTGAAAATGGGGAATACCAGATAGATTCTCCATTTGAGGGAACCTATATGCGTATGGCAGATCAAAAGCAGGGAACTTTGGTTAGTGACTCTACACAAACTCTTATGTTGAGGTCGCTTTATAATATTGGAAGCATGCAATTCGTAATCCCGGAACCAGTGGTTACCGGAGAATATGATGTGGTGCCTACTAACCCTAAAACGAAGCAGGATCTTGATGCTGTAACGCTGGATATAACAGCCAATGGTAAAACAGAAACGATCACATTGCTGGGCGGACAGGGAACTGTAGCAGATCCACAGGCGATCAATTTTGACGGATTGGAAGTTTTTGTTAATTACGGCAGTATTGAAAAAGAACTGCCATTTGCTTTGAAACTGAACGATTTCATTGCAGAAAAATACCCTGGTACTGCAGATAGAGCAACACCTGGTTACGCAAGTTTCAGGAGTGAAGTGGAGATCGTGGAAGATGGAGAAAAACCTGAGCCTTATTCTATTTATATGAATCACGTACTGGATCATAAAGGTTATAGATTTTTCCAATCAAGTTTTGACCCGGATGAAAAGGGTACAGTACTTTCTATAAACCGTGATTTCTGGGGAACCTGGATCACTTATATAGGTTATTTCTTATTGTATTTCGGACTTATGTGGATATTGTTTGACAAAGGTTCCCGTTTTGGTAATCTAAAAGTGATGCTGGAAAAGATCAAAGACAAGAAAAAGGCATTGGCAGTAGTAGCATTAATGCTAATGTCATCTGTTGGTTTTTCTCAAGATGATGATCATGCTCACAATCAGAATTCGAAACAGCAGATCGATAGTATCATTGTATCTAATGCTGTGAAAGAAGAGCACGCCGATAAATTTGGAAGATTGATCATTCAGGATGCCGGAGGAAGAATGAAGCCTGCAAATACGTATTCTTCAGAATTACTTCGAAAATTAAGTAAAAGTGATACTTATGCCGGTTTAAGTTCAGACCAGGTGCTGGTTTCTATTACTGAAAATCCTGCATTCTGGTACCAGGCACAGGTTATTTATGTAGAAAAGAAGAACGATAGTCTGCACCAGATCCTTGATGTAGAAGAAGGTAGAAAATACCTTGCTTTGATGGACTTTTTCGACGAAAAAGGAGGTTATAAACTTTCTCCTTACCTGGAAGGTGCTTATAAAGCAGCTGTTCCGAATAAATTTCAGAAGGATTTTATAGAGACAGATAAAAAAGTAAATCTTTTATATCAGGCAGTACAGGGAAAAGTACTGAAAATATTCCCTATTCCTGAAGACGAGAATAATAAATGGGTTTCCTATCCCGAACTGGATGAAACCAATTTCACAGGAATGGACTCGGTTTATACAAAGCAGATCCTTCCGCTATATATGAGTGCTCTTAAAACTGCACGGGAGACCAGCGATTACGAAAAAGCAGATCAGTATCTGGAAAGCATTCAAAGCTTTCAGGAGAAATTTGGGGGAGATGTGATGCCTTCCGAAGATAAAGTGAATGCTGAAATCTTATACAATGAATATGATGTCTTTAGAAACCTGTTCTGGATGTACATGCTTGCTGGTCTGGCCATGCTGGTATTTGTGATTGTCCAGATCTTTAAGGACAATAAAATTATACGAGCTCTTATTTATACCGGTGCGGCGGCGATCATCATTCTTTTTGTAGTGCATACGGCAGGACTTGCGGCCAGGTGGTATATCTCTGGACACGCTCCCTGGAGTGATGCGTATGAGTCGATGATCTACGTGGCTTGGGCTACTATGTTCTTTGGGCTGGCCTTTGGTAGAAAATCAAATCTTACGATCGCATCTACTGCTTTTGTGGCCTCCATGATTTTAATGGTTGCCCACTGGAACTGGATGGATCCGGCAATTGCCAATCTACCGCCGGTACTAAATTCATATTGGTTAATGATCCATGTGTCTGTTATCGTTGGTAGTTATGGTCCGTTTACATTAGGAATGATCCTAGGCGTGGTTTCCTTAATTTTAATGATCCTTACCAATGACAAGAACAAGAAGAAAATGGACATTAATATAAAAGAGATCACGATCATTACTGAAATGGCATTGACCGTTGGTTTAGTGATGCTGACTATCGGAAACTTCCTGGGTGGCCAGTGGGCTAATGAGAGCTGGGGACGTTACTGGGGCTGGGATCCAAAAGAGACCTGGGCTTTGATTAGTATTATGGTATATGCTTTTGTGATCCATATGAGATTGGTTCCAGGTTTAAGAAGTAGATGGTTTTTTAATCTAATGGCGATCATTGCTTTTGCAAGTATTATGATGACCTATTTTGGAGTGAATTTCTACCTAAGTGGTTTGCATTCCTATGCGAGTGGTGATAAGGTTATCACTCCAACATTTATCTATTATACCTTAGGTGCTGTAGCAATTTTAGGTACTGTATCCTACTTTAAATACCAGAAACACTTCGCTAAGAAGTAG
- the fumC gene encoding class II fumarate hydratase, protein MDYRIEKDTMGEVKVPSDKLWGAQTERSRNNFKIGPASSMPLDIIYGFAYLKKAAAYTNCELGVLPVEKRDLIAQVCDEILEGKHDDQFPLVIWQTGSGTQSNMNVNEVIANRAHQMAGKNIGEGEKTLQPNDDVNKSQSSNDTFPTGMHIAAYKKVTTNTLPGLKKLRDTLKKKSEEFKHTVKIGRTHFMDATPLTLGQEFSGYVAQLDYGIKALENTLPHLSEVALGGTAVGTGLNTPKGYSKRVAEFIAKFTEMPFISAGNKFEALAAHDAFVETHGALKQIAVSLNKIGNDIRMLASGPRSGIGEINIPANEPGSSIMPGKVNPTQCEALTMVCAQIMGNDVTMSVGGMQGQFELNVFKPVMANALLQSAQLIGDACLSFEEHCARGIEANDKRIKEHLNNSLMLVTALNTKIGYYKAAEIANTAHKNGTTLKEEAANLGYVTNEEFDEWVDPKDMVGNLK, encoded by the coding sequence ATGGACTATAGAATAGAGAAAGATACCATGGGGGAAGTTAAAGTTCCTTCAGATAAACTCTGGGGTGCTCAAACTGAACGTTCCCGAAATAATTTCAAAATTGGACCTGCGTCCTCCATGCCACTTGATATTATATATGGTTTCGCATACTTAAAGAAAGCTGCTGCATATACAAACTGTGAACTTGGTGTTCTCCCTGTGGAAAAGAGAGACCTTATCGCTCAGGTTTGTGATGAGATCCTGGAAGGTAAACACGATGATCAGTTTCCATTGGTGATCTGGCAAACCGGAAGTGGTACACAGAGCAACATGAATGTGAACGAAGTGATCGCAAACCGAGCTCACCAGATGGCAGGTAAGAATATTGGTGAAGGGGAAAAAACACTTCAACCAAATGATGATGTGAATAAATCTCAATCTTCAAACGATACATTCCCGACCGGAATGCATATTGCTGCGTATAAAAAAGTGACTACGAATACTCTTCCAGGTTTGAAAAAACTAAGAGATACTCTAAAAAAGAAATCTGAAGAATTCAAGCATACCGTGAAAATTGGGCGTACCCATTTTATGGACGCTACTCCCCTAACCCTTGGTCAGGAATTCAGCGGTTACGTTGCTCAGTTAGATTATGGCATCAAAGCTTTGGAAAATACTTTACCTCATTTATCTGAAGTTGCTTTAGGTGGAACTGCAGTAGGAACCGGACTTAATACTCCAAAAGGATATTCAAAAAGGGTTGCTGAATTTATTGCGAAATTTACGGAGATGCCTTTTATTTCTGCAGGAAATAAATTTGAAGCATTGGCAGCTCATGATGCATTTGTAGAAACTCATGGAGCCCTGAAACAGATTGCTGTTTCGCTGAACAAAATTGGAAACGATATCAGAATGCTTGCTTCCGGACCAAGAAGTGGTATTGGAGAGATTAATATTCCAGCCAACGAGCCAGGTTCTTCGATCATGCCTGGTAAGGTTAATCCAACCCAGTGTGAAGCTCTTACCATGGTTTGTGCACAGATCATGGGGAACGATGTAACCATGAGCGTAGGAGGAATGCAGGGACAGTTCGAACTGAACGTATTTAAACCGGTAATGGCAAACGCTTTATTACAAAGTGCACAGCTTATTGGTGATGCCTGTCTTTCTTTCGAGGAACATTGTGCTCGTGGAATCGAAGCCAACGATAAACGTATAAAAGAGCATCTAAATAATTCATTGATGCTGGTTACTGCTTTGAATACTAAAATAGGATATTACAAAGCTGCTGAAATTGCTAACACAGCTCATAAGAATGGTACTACTTTAAAAGAAGAAGCTGCCAATCTGGGATATGTTACCAATGAAGAATTTGATGAATGGGTAGATCCAAAAGATATGGTTGGAAATCTTAAGTAA
- a CDS encoding TonB-dependent receptor domain-containing protein, whose translation MTNRKIYTLSLLFLFIGLLSFKSYAQGPSPLKKYTISGKVLDDELNVPLEYATVAVQNTNDPSKVDGTVTNIDGEFEITVQEGTYTITVEFISYESKVFKNRNVDSDLDLGTILLGLGSENLDEVVVRAETTQVDVRLDKKIYNIGKDLTTAGGTVSDALNNVPSVTVDIDGGISLRGNENVKILINGKPSAMAGFGDTNVLNNLPADAIQRVEVITSPSARYDAEGTAGILNIILTQKETLGFNGSFTVNVGTPTNAGANANLNYRTEKFNLFTTTGVRYNESPGGGFFDTRYFENSSTDYSRIYEDRDIDRLSRNFNTNFGMEYFLNDQSSVTGTIFYRGGNDVDITTNNSDYFTSDAGLVLQTERRERQEEDDNSWQFALNYINNFDDKGHTLTADFQYEIDGETQATRITEDIFNNPGNIDFALIGENVNQIEDQTEILIQTDYVLPLGEDSQFEAGYRGNFENEVTDYELFQEDVNSGNFILNETLTNEFDYTENVNALYTQYGSKFGQLSFLLGLRLENTQLKGKIESELTDAQLEEAFGIPIDTDFDNNYLGLFPTVNLIYEVAEEENITLGYNRRINRPRGWFINPFPSRSSTNNVFQGNPNLSPAYSNAFDLGYLKRWEKLTLTSSIYYQHETDSFERIEDNVAGTNIVRTIPVNLSSNDRTGAELGLLYNPADWLRLNGSFNFFRFKTEGDYNGRSYDAENNSWFARFSSKVTLPAKIDWQTNAFYRGAAEGVQGTQEGILSLDLAFSKDIFKEKATISLNVRDLLNSRKRDSYTLTDTYERDSEFQWRQGQNITVSMIYRFNQKKQRQNRRSGDEDFDEEAY comes from the coding sequence ATGACCAATCGAAAGATCTATACCCTAAGTTTATTATTCCTATTCATCGGCTTGCTGAGTTTTAAATCTTACGCTCAGGGCCCTTCACCTCTTAAAAAATACACCATTTCCGGAAAGGTTCTGGACGACGAGCTAAATGTTCCTCTGGAATATGCTACTGTCGCAGTTCAGAATACCAACGATCCTTCAAAAGTAGATGGAACTGTTACCAATATAGATGGTGAATTTGAGATCACGGTGCAGGAAGGTACCTATACGATCACCGTAGAATTTATCTCTTACGAATCTAAAGTATTTAAAAACCGAAATGTAGATTCAGATCTGGACCTGGGAACAATTCTACTAGGACTGGGATCTGAAAATCTCGATGAAGTAGTTGTTCGGGCAGAAACTACCCAGGTAGATGTTAGACTTGACAAGAAGATTTACAACATTGGAAAAGATCTTACCACTGCTGGTGGAACTGTTAGTGATGCCTTGAACAATGTACCTTCTGTTACCGTGGATATCGATGGCGGAATTAGCCTTCGTGGTAATGAGAACGTGAAAATTCTTATTAATGGTAAACCTTCAGCTATGGCTGGATTTGGTGACACCAATGTTCTAAATAATTTACCTGCTGATGCCATACAACGTGTGGAGGTAATTACTTCTCCTTCGGCGAGATATGATGCAGAAGGTACGGCAGGTATTCTGAATATAATTCTTACTCAGAAGGAAACGCTAGGTTTTAATGGTTCTTTCACGGTGAACGTTGGTACACCAACAAATGCAGGTGCAAATGCGAACCTTAATTACCGTACAGAAAAATTCAATTTATTTACAACGACCGGAGTTCGATATAATGAATCTCCAGGAGGCGGATTTTTTGATACCAGATATTTTGAAAATAGTTCTACAGATTATTCCCGAATTTATGAAGACAGGGATATCGATAGGCTGAGCAGGAATTTCAACACCAACTTTGGAATGGAGTATTTTCTGAACGATCAATCATCTGTAACAGGAACAATTTTCTACAGAGGTGGTAATGATGTGGATATAACTACTAATAATTCAGATTACTTCACGAGTGATGCTGGTCTTGTCCTGCAGACTGAACGTCGAGAAAGACAGGAAGAAGATGATAACAGCTGGCAATTTGCTTTGAACTACATCAATAACTTCGACGATAAAGGCCATACCCTTACGGCAGATTTCCAATATGAAATTGATGGTGAAACTCAGGCTACCAGAATTACAGAAGATATTTTTAACAATCCTGGAAATATAGACTTTGCTTTGATTGGTGAGAACGTCAACCAGATCGAAGATCAAACAGAAATTTTGATCCAGACAGATTACGTTCTTCCATTAGGGGAAGATTCTCAATTCGAAGCCGGTTACCGTGGTAATTTTGAAAATGAAGTAACAGACTATGAATTGTTTCAGGAGGATGTGAACTCCGGTAATTTTATTCTGAATGAAACATTAACCAACGAATTCGATTACACCGAGAATGTAAACGCTCTCTATACTCAATACGGTAGTAAATTTGGACAATTATCCTTTTTACTCGGGTTGAGATTAGAAAATACGCAGTTAAAAGGTAAGATCGAAAGTGAACTTACAGATGCCCAATTAGAAGAAGCTTTTGGTATACCTATTGATACAGATTTTGACAATAATTACCTGGGGTTATTTCCAACTGTAAACCTTATCTACGAGGTTGCTGAAGAAGAAAACATCACTTTAGGTTACAACAGAAGGATCAACAGACCAAGAGGCTGGTTCATCAATCCTTTCCCTTCTCGTAGTAGTACAAATAATGTATTTCAGGGGAATCCTAATCTAAGTCCTGCATACTCAAATGCGTTTGACCTTGGATACCTGAAACGATGGGAGAAGCTTACCTTGACCTCTTCTATATATTATCAGCATGAAACCGATTCTTTCGAAAGAATTGAAGACAATGTTGCTGGAACGAATATCGTACGTACAATCCCGGTAAACCTTTCCAGTAATGACCGTACAGGTGCTGAATTAGGCTTATTATATAACCCTGCAGACTGGTTAAGACTGAATGGTAGTTTTAATTTCTTCAGATTTAAAACTGAAGGTGATTATAACGGTAGAAGTTATGACGCTGAAAACAATAGCTGGTTCGCTCGTTTTAGTTCTAAAGTGACACTTCCTGCTAAGATTGACTGGCAAACAAATGCATTTTACAGAGGTGCAGCCGAAGGTGTACAGGGAACTCAGGAAGGTATTCTTTCTTTAGACCTGGCATTCAGTAAAGATATTTTCAAGGAAAAGGCGACGATTTCTTTGAACGTGCGTGACCTTTTGAACTCCAGAAAAAGAGATTCTTATACATTAACCGATACGTATGAAAGAGATAGTGAATTCCAGTGGAGACAGGGTCAGAACATAACAGTTTCCATGATCTATAGATTCAACCAGAAAAAACAAAGACAGAACCGTAGAAGTGGTGACGAAGATTTCGATGAAGAGGCATACTAA